From a region of the Helianthus annuus cultivar XRQ/B chromosome 5, HanXRQr2.0-SUNRISE, whole genome shotgun sequence genome:
- the LOC110941212 gene encoding histone H4 — protein MSGRGKGGKGLGKGGAKRHRKVLRDNIQGITKPAIRRLARRGGVKRISGLIYEETRGVLKIFLENMIRDAVTYTEYARRKIVTAMDVVYALKRQGRTLYGFGG, from the coding sequence ATGTCAGGCCGTGGTAAGGGAGGAAAGGGGCTGGGCAAGGGCGGAGCAAAGCGTCACCGAAAGGTTCTCCGAGATAACATTCAGGGGATCACGAAGCCGGCGATCAGGAGGCTGGCGAGAAGAGGAGGAGTGAAGAGGATCAGTGGGTTGATCTATGAGGAGACTCGTGGTGTGTTGAAGATATTTTTGGAGAATATGATTCGTGATGCGGTTACATATACTGAATATGCTCGCAGGAAGATAGTCACTGCTATGGATGTTGTCTATGCACTTAAGAGGCAGGGGAGGACCCTATATGGATTTGGAGGTTGA